Within the Cotesia glomerata isolate CgM1 linkage group LG6, MPM_Cglom_v2.3, whole genome shotgun sequence genome, the region actcatcgagacctttcattcaagtacccacatggcatcttttatatattttatatatatagtatatataatatatataaatatataaaatatatgaaaaattgatgtgggtactcaaatgaaagatcttgaagagtgtaacatcgggatgagctttatatctttaaaaatgtcaacagttctcaaaatacaagataatttcttaattattgacatctttaaagatataaactcatttcgatgttatactcatcgagacctttcatttgagtacccacatgcattcttcatatatttttcatatatacatatatataaatatatgaaaaattgatgtgggtactcaaatgaaaggtcttgatgaatgtaatatcggaatgagcttatatctttaaaaatgtcaatagttcacaagatacaatgtcttttcttaattattgacattttttatgatataaactcatttttaagatacactcatcgagatctttcattcaagtacccacatgcatttttgatatatttttcatatatggtattggtgaaatatataaatatataaaatatatgaaaaattgatgtgtgtactcaaatgaaaggtctcgatgagtgtaacatcgggatgagcttatatatttaaaaatgtcaacagttctcaagatacaaggtaatttcttaattattgacatttttaaagatataaactcacttcgatgttatactcatcaagacctttcatttgaatacccacatcaatttttcatatatttcataaatttatacatactatatatatatatatatatatatatatatatatatatatatatatatatatatatatatatatatatatacatgaaaaatatatcaaaaatgcatgtgggtactcaaatgaaaggtctcgatgagtgtaacatcaagatgagcttatttttttaaaaatgtcaatagttcacaagatacaaggtcatttcttaattatgtatctggaaatagaacattttcaaatgcagcctaaatctttattttcttcttaatctcctcataatatagattattaattatactgtTCAAATCCTTGAAGCTAACTTTATGATCATGTGTATAATACATGCATttactaaattataaaactcaTATAATATCCTGGATTTCTAGCTGATTCATGATATAAGCATATTATGTACAATTCTTTCTGCGACTTATATGTAatactgtttaaaaaaatattaacgatgtatcttcttaattattatattttgtattGAACTCTAAtacgtcaataattataattataataagttGGGTTCAatgtttgtaataaaataaataaataaataaatgtgtaCTTGATAACTTACTTCTTCCCAATTGCTTCACATAAATAGTCATCTCAGCCATAAAGCTcctgtaaaaaaaagtaataatccaattaaatcagaatatttttaataaatataaaaattaaaaagcggtaaatttttaagtaaaataataaaactcacCCATCGGATGAATTACAATCCAAGACGACCTTGAAGTACACAATAATCATGGATATCTTCACCATCATCAAAGCTAgtgttgatatttttcaatacaAGCTTTGATTAAAATGACATGATAAGACAATTTAACTATCAGCAAAATTCATTGATACAAAAAGTATTAATGAGCCAGCTgaccaaataaataaatatttccatTTGTTTGTTCAGTTTATAGTGTACTCCAAAATAGTCTTGCTAAAAATTCCGACAAAACTAAATACTAAATCACGAAGATTTTATTAAACCGTACCTAGTGTGATCGGGACCAACGGGCGTATACTTATAGTCGGtattaattttgttgcttTGCATAAACTGGTGGAGCTTCGACTTGGCGTTCTCGATGGTCCAATTCCCGTGGATCGCAGCGTTGACATCCAGATCCTCGGCTTCCTCGACGCGCTTCTGGTCGGCGATCCGGTCCATGTAAGTGTAGTTGGACTCTCCGCGGTCGTTGTAAGGTCTGTAGGCTTGACCGATGTCGTTCGGGCCCATTCCGTCCTGGAAGACTGATCTTTGAGGGCCTGGCGCTGGACCTGGACCTTGTGCTGGGCCAGGAGCTGGACCAGCTCCTGCTTCCAATCCGGTTGGACCAATGTCTCCAGGGACATCATTTGCAGCCACGTGACCTGTTCGTACCAGGTAGTTGATGAAGTCTCGGGATGCGTTGCCCTGCGCGTCTTTTTTGTTAGTGGAGTTTCCCACTGCGACGTAGTCGAAACCGTTTACTCGCAGCTCGCAGAGGAAACGTTGGCGATGCTTTAGACCTaggtgaaaattaaaaaaaattttttttatgatctcTAGAAACTTAAATAAGAAATGATcctgtatcttgtaaactattgacatttttaaagatataagctcatcctgatgttacactcatcgatacctttcatttgagtacccacatcaatttttcatatattttatatatttatatatttcataaatatcatatatatatatatatatatgtatactagaaattattcacatggtaagacaacgtttgccgggtcagctagtatatatatatatatatatatatatatatatatatatatatatatatatatagcatatatatatatatatatatatatatatatatatataaaatgtcatataggtactcaaatgaaagctcttgatgagtgtaacatcaggatgagtttatatcttaataaatgtcaataattaagaaatgacgttgtattttgtcaactattgacattttttaagatataaactcatcctgatgtaacactcatcgagacctttcatttgagtacccacatgacattttctatatatttcatatttatgGTATTtgtcaaatatataaatatataaaatatatgaaaaattgatgtgggtactcaaataaaaggtcttgatgaatgtaacactaggatgagcttatattttacaaaatgtcaatagttctcaagatacaatgtcattactcagtaattgacattttttaagatataaattcatttttaagttatattcatcgagacctttcatttgagtacccacttgcatttttgatatatttttcatatatacatatatatataatatataaaatatatgaaaaattgatgtgggtactcaaatgaaaactcttgtttagcgtaacatcgggatgagcttatatctttaaaaacatcaatatttaagaaagtacagtgcaatttaacaaaattaattatttaatagagcaaaattttatttatttatagtttacaactcacggcagtcacatagtgactgcaagattgatagtttttaatttttaataaatttctcagctgattttagtattataaaaaaaaattaataaaatttaagttagCTAACAGttataaatttctataatttttttattaaaaaaaaatttagtttgtcaaaaatctcaagtgcaatttaaaaaaaaaaatatgttttagcttcaattaaataagttaaaaaaaaaactgttagctaattttagtattatatttcaataattaatataataattaaaatatttatcttacCTGTAGGTCTGACATCAAACTGAGGCTCCTTGCCATTTTTAGTGCACCATTGAtgcaaaaatgatttaatatcaCCCATTTTGACAATAGttagtcaaaattttattatttttttagttctaataaaatctgaaagctaattttttatcagtaattagtattaatacaattaaaattgttaagtaAAGAATGACTCTGATCAGTACTAAAAAAAGACGCTCTTTTGTTTTTGGttagaaatttatataaaaaatgtcgatCAATATAAATTAGTTACTAAAACTACCACCAGGTGGCGGTAaggtacaattttaaattcaaaagaccttgaaaaactttctaatgaatgaaaattaaatcataattttattagatgtAATTTGACAGCtgatacaattttatttttttttttttaatgaaaataatttttttttttttaattattattaaacaataatagttggataaaaaaaattaaataaattaatgtaagCACTTTTAAAACtgtcaaaataatatattattttaaaaaatataaatgatattaaagttagctgtcacttgactattttttaattttatttaataaaattaattttaaaaaattgcattttttatttattaaaatttctaaatatccattttttttatgcagcaatttatttattacaagaattattaaaataattaaaaatcggctaaattaattttcataaattgtaaataaataaataaaaaagtataatttaaaaaaaaagatggaAAATTATctgaagtaataaaaaaaaaaatctaaatgttTTTTGtgtcaacaataataatattctaaagataaaaataacttaccgCAAAACAATGAAAGTAATGATGGATAACATATATGAAGAAAATAATGATTGTAATGTAACAAGAAGTAATTCATTAGCTCCCACTCGCGACTGACATATTATCCAATAATGTTGTCTCTCTCTGATCATCCGCATCCGTAGTTTAAGTTGATAGTTGTCTTCTGAATCACGCATTtgattctgaaaaaaaaaacaagttatttattttataaaaaaaaaatgaaaatttaaaagtattatttgGTGAATTTTTAGTGATTTTTTGCAATACCGGTGAAATGACAAGTAAGTACACACTGAGTGATAGCGAGAGTAGTGTTACGTTTAGTAACAGTGGTTCTACTCCAAGTGGAAGTTTTGGATCAGAAACTGATGATGAACATCATGAAGATTTGGCTaagtaagtttttataaatattattttagatgaaaattaaattagccatttgaaaaatttgaccatttattttattgaaaaataattttttaaaaattaaaacaaaaattttcatgatactaaagttagccgacatttttaattttttgatttttttttttaattaaattagaaaaaaaaaatattttttaaaaattgcactttttttaaagttttttacaagtgaaatttttttttatttttttgtaatcatttttttaataaaaaaaatttctaaaaattttttaatgtcggctcacttaattttcataaaattttcacatgtaggaaattttaaaaattatccgtggaattttttaaaaatagtgttagttctaatttttaatttaaaaaaaaaatcaaaaatttttgagcggcggctaacttaattttcattattttagtcTTTAATTTTACAGCTGACAGctgatttttgtaataaataaaacaatactaaaattaggcaacgtttttaattttttgatttttttttctgtaattaaattagaacaaaaaattattttttagaaattagaCTTccagtttttagttttttacaaataaaaattttttttcaataaaaaaaattctaaaaatttttagatggctaatttaattttcatataaataaattatgaaaaaaaaattgacataaatatttaaaaataattaaaaatacaacttttttacaataattttttaaacttagtgaatgacattaaagttagcactCTCACTAGATTATTTTCTGactttaacaaataaatttgttccaaaaaattattttaaaaaaattatgacattaaattttgaaaattaagttattaatttaaaattagacataaaaaattatttttaaaaaattccaagtataatttttaaaattttctacatgtgaaaatttttgttttaattttttaagaattatttttcaataaaataaattataaaaattttcaaatgtcagctaatttaattttaatcattaaattcaGCTGtcactacaattttttaaattttctttaataaataaattattaaaaaaatggatccgtagaaattttaataaattcaaaatgtaatttttaaaacaaattttttttgttaaaaaaaaattaaaaaattgtcaagtgacagctaaatttaatgtcaataaaaaattgcattttttattttttaaaatttctgtcaatttttcttctttttttatgcTGAAGtttagttacaaaaattctaaaaatttatttatttatttattaataaaaaattatttatttatcaattaaaaatgatcaaatatctcaataaattttaatcttagaagaaataaattgttgatttttaaccttgctaaattttaaaatcaaaataaatttttatagtctataaaaaaataaaaatatcagctGTGATAAAAGCACCGCTTAAAACAGATAAAATCTCTTTAATTACACTCTCATGTGTCATTATCTAAACATCTCAGATCTGCAATCTAAATATTTACCCAACACAGTTTGAAACTTTGAATTATCACAGTCTGAAGGTTCCCTTGCTGCAGAgagcacttgaaaaaaatttattttcaccaaAAAATCTAGCGGTAAGCAATAACATTAATCACATTCTCATCGATACAAATTACCTTACTTGCTCGCGACAATTATGTGAATACACTCAGACAGCAACAAGTGTGTCATCTTACACacacatatttatattattataatattataatgagCATCTTGAGAAATGGTGATAAGTCACAGAAACACTAGACTATATCACTTCAGGGTTATCAGGTCATTTTTATAtggttttttaataattattatttacatttaactTACAAGGACACTTCTCTGTATTCAGTTCAAGTTAAACTCAAGAACTAGTTGTCGGAAATTCGCATCTAAAacacttattactatttaattaaaatgctACCGAGATACGACGTCGGTAGCGCGGTATCGCTACAAAGgtgtgataaattttttatttaatacagtgactaatttttttttataataataaagttagccaacatttatgatttttttattttgcttaatttattgaattataactaaaaaatatttttcaaaaatttcacttatagtttttgaagtttttaacaaatggaaaaaaatttttcgttatttttttgtaataaatatttttaataaaaaaaattataacaatttttagatgtcggctaactttatattctttttatgaaaaattaaattgcaaataaaaaaatatttttaaaaaattgcataaataatttttcaaattttctacatgtgaaagttttttttttaatttttttataataattttttcaataaaaaaaattattaaaattttcatctgaaaatttttagaatttttttttattgaaaaaattataaaaaaaaaattcatttttaaaaaacttaaagaacttttagtgcaattttaaaaatatttttttgttttaatttaattaataaaataaataaaaaaattaaagacgtcggctaacttttttttttttaatttatttgttctaataagtgtttttttttttgtttttttttttcagggtCCCCTTGCAAGCGCCGCCGAGACGGAAAAGTAAAATTGCAGTTATGAACCAAAAACTCGATGCTGGAGTTGATATTGCGGATATACAGAGTCCGAATTCTACGATCACCAGTGTCAACAGCATCAGTAGCTTGCTTAAGGAAAAACTTCAGTTGTCTATACCTCAGGCGCTACgcagtaataaaaaaagacaGAACGATGATtacaggtaattttttttttaataatctaattattaaattaattaatttaaatttcattttaaaatttataagaaaatttttacaaaaaaatttataaaaaaattttgacaagaaaattaataaaaaaattttgacaagaaaattaaaaaaaaaatcgccaTCTGTTGAGAATAAATCTAACTAGGCAAATAAGTAGGGGAACCCTAGATCGTAAGTGTTGGCGCAACGAGCAAAGAGTGTGTGCTGAAACACAAGTAccaaaaattgtaataaatgtaattttaattgaaaattttttcagattgagAGCATTCGTaggatttttatttctatgtgTAATATTCCTGGTAGGCTTTGCACATATATATTACACGCAAAATGTTCTTCAGCGAGCttactttgaaaaattcaggtaaattttgttttttttttttaaattagacaTTATATCAGAcatctaaaattgttttttaaattttaaaacaacttatttaggctgcattagaaaattctctatctctagatacataattaagaaataaccttgtatcttgtgaaccattgacatttttaaagatataagctcaccctgacctTACGCTTATCGAGAccgttcatttgagtacctacatcaatttttcatatattttatatatttatatatatatatatatatatatatatatattatatatgaatatatgaaaaatatatcaaaaatgcatgtgggtattcaaatgaaagcttttgataagtacaacatcaaaatgagcttatatctttaaaatatataatatatatatgtatatatgaaaaatatatcaaaaatgcgtgtgggtactcaaatgaaagctcttgaagagcgtaacatcaggatgagtttatatcttaaaaaatgtcaataattaagaaatgaccttgtattttgtgaaatattgacatttttaaagatataagctcaccttgagattacactcatcgagacctttcatttgagtacctacaccaatttttcatatattttatatatttatatatattatatatatgtatatatgaaaaatatatcaaaattgcatgtgggtactcaaatgaaagctcttgaagagcttaacatcaaaatgagcttatatctttaaacccgtcaatatttaagagagtacagtgcaatttaataaagcaaaagtttattcatttattgaaaaaataaaattaccagGTTCAACAAAAACCAGCGAGTTCTGCACGTGTACAGCAGCACAGGCGCCGAAACAGTCTCCGGAAAATTAGGCAACGGAATTCCAGAAGACACTGGAGTGTTCCCTTGTCTCCCCAACGACCAAAAGTCCGACTCAGTGTGCTTAGAATGGCTGCACTACTCCAGACTGTACCTATCCCACAGCAAGCGTGAGTCTATGCACTGCTACCACCTGACCTGGCAGAGCTTGAACCCTCAGTTCAACCCTACAGACTGCTTCGACTGGTCGCTGCGCCGCGGCCATTGGTACGGCGGCGGCCAGATCCAGAACATGGCTTACCCGCTTGATTCCGGAAAGCTTGAGCTCTCTGCCTTCGTCACCGGGGACATCAGACGGAACCCATTTGGCAATGTCCTTAAAAGGTACTTCTTGAACTCAAAAGGAGCGACGATAATTGTGGACTCGGAGTCGCCGctttatatttcaattaatgcGAACCGGACCAAAGAATTCTGCCTCCAGGCGAAGCACGACGCGTTTGCTTATATAAACCATCTTACCCCGCTGCCGCAGCTTAATTATACTATTTGCGCAGCGGATAATATCAAGAACCTTCACTCTCTGATGGCTGAAAAGTCGCTCTGGGACGGTCTCAAGCCTGAAGAGCTCCAGGCTGTCGATGTGTTGCTCTCAGAGCCGATCTGGCAAATTTCCCCGACTAACGAAGCCGCGATTTATAATTACACTGAGGATGTTATTGCTCTTGGCTTTCTGAGGCAGGGTCATGTTCTGCTCAGCGAAGAGTGGCAAAAAAGTCCTGGGGACTTTGTGCTGGATGAAGATCGCTTTCCCTCCATGGAGGAGACTATCAATATTATCCGGCGTCGTGGATTCCAGGTAAGCAATTTTAACCCTTTTCGGCTgtccaatttcaaaacacagtaactaacatttagaaatttgttttaatttttcttattaaaaaaaagtttgcctgccaaattgatgaaaaattttatttatgaatacaaaatacttaaatataaatatttttaagaaaaaacagttgaaattaaggtctaaaagtcataaaaaatgcagtaatattaaaaaaaattaggtataaaaatttttcagttactgtgttttaaaattgggcagccgttttattactaattttaattagaatgatttttcttttatagtATAAAAGTAGAATGAAAGTTattcagataattttttttaattactgattTTTGAATTGAGaactagaaatttaaattgcaaGCTCTTTCtctaaaagataaaaaataaaaatcaattaggttgataaaaatatttcgataTTACGTTAAAGAATAGCAGGCTTCAAAACtttcgataaaattatttctaatgatTGTTATGTACCAATCGAATCGTTTTCACATCCTCTACAAGGATTCTAGGCCAAACAGTTgattagtttattattatatttttttagaattttcatttttacatgGCCGCGTTCATAAAATATCTCAAAATAGGCttcaaaacttttattaaatttatttctcatgattattatatactattagatagcagtcacttaaccattttttaattttttttcaactaaatttttttaaaaaaattatttttaaaagaattgcattttttatgtttcaaaatttcttcatgTCAATTGTTTTACTTCTTttgcataatttatttgttcaaaaaattcttaaaattattcaatatccgctgaattaattttcataaaaaaaccTTCCAccacaataaaaaatcaatttcttatttctacagtataaaactaaattatattaatcatgccaaagaaaatctaatttttcataccaaaaattttttaacccccAGGTAGTCTTCTCAATTCAACCCTTCATCTCAACAGAGTCTGTAAACTTCAAAGACGCGATAGAAAACCGGCTCCTAATATCAGAACGTGGAAGTGACCCGCGAATTCCAGCATTAACGAGGTACCACAAGAGCAACAGCGCAGGAGTGCTTGACATAACCAACAACAAGACCCTTCCTTGGTTACTAAAGAAGCTAGAGGACCTGAAGACCAAGTACCACATCCATTCTTTCTACCTGGACCTGGGAACAGCGCATGACATGCCTCACTACTACAAATGCGACCAACCTTTAACCAACCCTGACCACTACAAAACGCTCTTTACAAAAGCAATTGTGAGCTCGATCCCAGTCCTGGGAGTCTCTGGAGCGATTTTGCGACCTAAAGCTCCAGTATTTGTGAGCCTTCCTCCCTTTCCGTCCAGCTGGAAGGCAATTAAGACAGTAATTCCTACAATTTTAAGCTACGGGATGATTGGGTTCCCTTTTATCATGCCCGGAGCCGTCGGAGGAGACGTAGCGCTCCCTATGTCCGACAACAACCCGAATAACGACAACGAAGTCAACCTTCCAGATAAAGAATTGTATGTAAGGTGGC harbors:
- the LOC123267390 gene encoding myogenesis-regulating glycosidase isoform X1 — protein: MTSKYTLSDSESSVTFSNSGSTPSGSFGSETDDEHHEDLAKVPLQAPPRRKSKIAVMNQKLDAGVDIADIQSPNSTITSVNSISSLLKEKLQLSIPQALRSNKKRQNDDYRLRAFVGFLFLCVIFLVGFAHIYYTQNVLQRAYFEKFRFNKNQRVLHVYSSTGAETVSGKLGNGIPEDTGVFPCLPNDQKSDSVCLEWLHYSRLYLSHSKRESMHCYHLTWQSLNPQFNPTDCFDWSLRRGHWYGGGQIQNMAYPLDSGKLELSAFVTGDIRRNPFGNVLKRYFLNSKGATIIVDSESPLYISINANRTKEFCLQAKHDAFAYINHLTPLPQLNYTICAADNIKNLHSLMAEKSLWDGLKPEELQAVDVLLSEPIWQISPTNEAAIYNYTEDVIALGFLRQGHVLLSEEWQKSPGDFVLDEDRFPSMEETINIIRRRGFQVVFSIQPFISTESVNFKDAIENRLLISERGSDPRIPALTRYHKSNSAGVLDITNNKTLPWLLKKLEDLKTKYHIHSFYLDLGTAHDMPHYYKCDQPLTNPDHYKTLFTKAIVSSIPVLGVSGAILRPKAPVFVSLPPFPSSWKAIKTVIPTILSYGMIGFPFIMPGAVGGDVALPMSDNNPNNDNEVNLPDKELYVRWLQLSTFLPVIRFTHLPSKYDDESVLEMAKSLTTLRQKTVTPLLKKYANETLSSGLPIIRPLWMLDPMDSACHVVVDEFSVGEELIVAPILYSGSRQREVYLPSGVWRDGIDGSLRKGSRWIHNYRVAEDKIAYFVKMPDNILF
- the LOC123267390 gene encoding myogenesis-regulating glycosidase isoform X2 → MLPRYDVGSAVSLQRVPLQAPPRRKSKIAVMNQKLDAGVDIADIQSPNSTITSVNSISSLLKEKLQLSIPQALRSNKKRQNDDYRLRAFVGFLFLCVIFLVGFAHIYYTQNVLQRAYFEKFRFNKNQRVLHVYSSTGAETVSGKLGNGIPEDTGVFPCLPNDQKSDSVCLEWLHYSRLYLSHSKRESMHCYHLTWQSLNPQFNPTDCFDWSLRRGHWYGGGQIQNMAYPLDSGKLELSAFVTGDIRRNPFGNVLKRYFLNSKGATIIVDSESPLYISINANRTKEFCLQAKHDAFAYINHLTPLPQLNYTICAADNIKNLHSLMAEKSLWDGLKPEELQAVDVLLSEPIWQISPTNEAAIYNYTEDVIALGFLRQGHVLLSEEWQKSPGDFVLDEDRFPSMEETINIIRRRGFQVVFSIQPFISTESVNFKDAIENRLLISERGSDPRIPALTRYHKSNSAGVLDITNNKTLPWLLKKLEDLKTKYHIHSFYLDLGTAHDMPHYYKCDQPLTNPDHYKTLFTKAIVSSIPVLGVSGAILRPKAPVFVSLPPFPSSWKAIKTVIPTILSYGMIGFPFIMPGAVGGDVALPMSDNNPNNDNEVNLPDKELYVRWLQLSTFLPVIRFTHLPSKYDDESVLEMAKSLTTLRQKTVTPLLKKYANETLSSGLPIIRPLWMLDPMDSACHVVVDEFSVGEELIVAPILYSGSRQREVYLPSGVWRDGIDGSLRKGSRWIHNYRVAEDKIAYFVKMPDNILF
- the LOC123267390 gene encoding myogenesis-regulating glycosidase isoform X3 — encoded protein: MNQKLDAGVDIADIQSPNSTITSVNSISSLLKEKLQLSIPQALRSNKKRQNDDYRLRAFVGFLFLCVIFLVGFAHIYYTQNVLQRAYFEKFRFNKNQRVLHVYSSTGAETVSGKLGNGIPEDTGVFPCLPNDQKSDSVCLEWLHYSRLYLSHSKRESMHCYHLTWQSLNPQFNPTDCFDWSLRRGHWYGGGQIQNMAYPLDSGKLELSAFVTGDIRRNPFGNVLKRYFLNSKGATIIVDSESPLYISINANRTKEFCLQAKHDAFAYINHLTPLPQLNYTICAADNIKNLHSLMAEKSLWDGLKPEELQAVDVLLSEPIWQISPTNEAAIYNYTEDVIALGFLRQGHVLLSEEWQKSPGDFVLDEDRFPSMEETINIIRRRGFQVVFSIQPFISTESVNFKDAIENRLLISERGSDPRIPALTRYHKSNSAGVLDITNNKTLPWLLKKLEDLKTKYHIHSFYLDLGTAHDMPHYYKCDQPLTNPDHYKTLFTKAIVSSIPVLGVSGAILRPKAPVFVSLPPFPSSWKAIKTVIPTILSYGMIGFPFIMPGAVGGDVALPMSDNNPNNDNEVNLPDKELYVRWLQLSTFLPVIRFTHLPSKYDDESVLEMAKSLTTLRQKTVTPLLKKYANETLSSGLPIIRPLWMLDPMDSACHVVVDEFSVGEELIVAPILYSGSRQREVYLPSGVWRDGIDGSLRKGSRWIHNYRVAEDKIAYFVKMPDNILF